In Trichoderma asperellum chromosome 1, complete sequence, a single window of DNA contains:
- a CDS encoding uncharacterized protein (EggNog:ENOG41~TransMembrane:11 (o12-31i63-83o89-107i148-168o180-202i282-300o312-332i341-363o375-394i415-432o438-455i)) — protein sequence MAPPKFAGLSGRPLSLTVSTVATMAFLLFGYDQGVMSGIISSPVFNDYFPETRDSTMQGLVTAIYEIGCLIGAMFILAVGDLLGRRKAIIIGGIIMIFGTVIQVTCMRGHAQLAQLIIGRIITGVGNGINTSTVPTYQAECSKTSNRGLLICIEGGIIAFGSLIAYWIDYGASYGPDDLVWRFPIAFQIVFALFFCTAMIWLPDSPRWLLTHERYEEAEITIAALRGYEVDSEETKIERDIILDSIRASGFAGQKSTPIKALFTNGKTQHFRRMLLGASSQFMQQVGGCNAVIYYFPILFQNSIGESHNMAMLLGGVNMIVYSAFATVSWFIIERVGRRKLFLYGTAGQMLSMILTFACLIPGNPSAARGAAVGLFTYIASFGATWLPLPWLYPAEISPIKTRAKANAVSTCTNWLWNFFIVMITPIMIANIGWGTYLFFAVVNACFFPILYFFYPETANRSLEEIDIIFAKGYSENISYVKAAKELPYLSHDEVEEYALRYGLVDTASQGVAGKEEDKSSEKGTSSEKGSSNEKEIGTGTESEK from the exons ATGGCGCCTCCTAAATTTGCTGGCCTTTCAGGCCGGCCACTGTCTCTAACTGTCTCGACTGTTGCTACCATggctttccttctctttggaTATGATCAGGGAGTCATGAGTGGTATCATTTCATCTCCCGTATTCAACGACTATTTCCCCGAGACAAGGGACTCAACCATGCAGGGTCTGGTAACAGCCATCTATGAGATTGGATGTCTGATAGGTGCCATGTTTATCCTTGCCGTCGGAGATCTGCTCGGCCGTCGaaaagccatcatcatcggtgGAATCATCATGATCTTTGGAACCGTTATTCAAGTCACCTGCATGCGTGGCCATGCCCAGCTTGCGCAGCTAATCATTGGCCGTATCATCACTGGTGTTGGAAACGGCATCAACACCTCAACCGTCCCAACGTACCAGGCCGAGTGCAGTAAGACATCCAACCGTGGTCTGCTCATCTGTATCGAAGGTGGCATCATTGCCTTTGGATCGCTCATTGCCTACTGGATCGATTATGGCGCATCATATGGACCCGACGACCTGGTCTGGCGATTCCCCATTGCTTTCCAGATtgtctttgctctcttcttctgcacaGCCATGATCTGGCTGCCTGACAGCCCCAGATGGCTCCTCACGCACGAGCGTTATGAGGAGGCCGAAATCACCATTGCCGCCCTCCGTGGATATGAAGTCGACAGCGAGGAGACCAAGATCGAGCGAGACATCATTCTCGACTCCATCAGAGCTTCGGGTTTCGCCGGCCAAAAGAGCACACCCATCAAGGCCCTCTTCACCAACGGAAAGACTCAGCACTTCCGACGCATGTTGCTCGGTGCCTCATCCCAGTTTATGCAGCAGGTTGGTGGCTGCAACGCCGTCATCTACTACTTCCCGATTCTGTTCCAAAACTCCATTGGCGAGTCTCACAACATGGCCATGTTGTTGGGCGGTGTCAACATGATTGTTTATTCTGCCTTTGCCACTGTGTCATGGTTCATCATTGAGCGAGTTGGCCGTCGAAAGCTCTTCCTCTATGGTACTGCCGGCCAGATGCTTTCCATGATCCTGACTTTTGCCTGTCTGATTCCGGGAAATCCCTCCGCCGCCAGAGGAGCGGCTGTTGGTCTCTTCACCTATATCGCGTCGTTTGGAGCTACTTGGCTTCCACTGCCATGGCTCTACCCCGCTGAGATCAGCCCTATCAAGACCCGTGCGAAGGCAAACGCTGTTTCGACATGCACAAACTGGCTCTGGAACTTCTTCATTGTCATGATCACTCCCATTATGATTGCCAACATCGGCTGGGGAACTTACCTGTTCTTCGCCGTTGTCAACGCCTGCTTCTTCCCCATCCTGTATTTCTTCTACCCGGAG ACCGCAAACCGATCTCTGGAAGAGATTGACATCATCTTCGCCAAGGGCTACTCTGAGAATATTTCATATgtcaaggccgccaaggaGCTGCCTTACCTGTCCCATGACGAAGTCGAAGAATACGCTCTTCGATATGGCCTGGTCGACACCGCAAGCCAAGGTGTTGCAGGCAAGGAGGAGGACAAATCTAGTGAGAAGGGGACTTCCAGCGAGAAGGGAAGTTCAAACGAAAAGGAAATTGGCACAGGAACCGAATCCGAGAAATGA
- a CDS encoding uncharacterized protein (EggNog:ENOG41) produces MAQPATAPEHWTELIAARRQRRLCSEQIEEFRPSCASGCGKKHVSDCTGCYIRVLERMRQRYSGSQDREWFTYRKAFHQELEGLFADAKDGKIGLKKIEARIESEKEAWYRWILRKHPEFLVICDDPFIQDELRGMLDDPDRSRDEVVSMIWRGIGKPPDWAERVDAFVASVEAAEGNAAALRKLYIDEFFMNRETGEPVDDSRPYLDEFSSNEDMSIEEIIGKMVKDAQENKTMRPQREFFQARLDDLRRARMADELNKKQQAKNQAQTAQDQTAGDELYDLPPCSTCGKVVAANDVFSCTVCQTVTQMGGSQKLTVYCSEECFDAGHGKHVDDAHKCDGGDSCVQKRSTSKEEDVIMDDAFALEVFVCKQCVNSGCLTLFCSQRCASENMAKHRLAAHEMKTEAADVPNFVTLLSNVVESVLRRENPGLRMEFL; encoded by the exons ATGGCTCAGCCAGCAACCGCTCCGGAACACTGGACGGAGCTCATCGCGGCCAGGAGACAACGGCGGCTCTGTTCGGAACAAATAGAGGAATTCAGGCCCTCCTGCGCCAGCGGATGTGGCAAAAAACACGTTTCAGACTGCACAGGATGCTATATCCGGGTGCTGGAGAGGATGCGCCAGAGGTACAGCGGGAGTCAAGATCGCGAATGGTTCACGTATAGGAAAGCGTTCCACCAGGAGCTGGAAGGACTCTTTGCAGACGCGAAAGACGGCAAGATCGGCCTCAAGAAGATCGAGGCGCGGATAGAGTCGGAGAAGGAGGCGTGGTACCGATGGATCCTGAGGAAACACCCCGAGTTCCTCGTCATCTGCGACGATCCCTTCATCCAGGACGAGCTGAGGGGCATGCTGGACGACCCGGATCGGTCACGCGACGAAGTGGTGAGCATGATTTGGCGAGGGATCGGCAAGCCGCCCGACTGGGCCGAACGAGTAGATGCGTTTGTGGCAAGTGTTGAGGCTGCCGAGGGAAATGCAGCCGCCCTCCGCAAGCTCTATATCGACGAGTTCTTCATGAATCGAGAGACGGGCGAGCCGGTGGACGACTCACGGCCGTACCTGGATGAGTTTTCTTCCAACGAGGATATGAGCATAGAAGAGATCATCGGCAAGATGGTCAAGGATGCGCAGGAGAACAAGACTATGCGGCCACAGCGAGAATTCTTCCAAGCACGGCTCGACGACCTCCGGAGGGCCAGGATGGCTGATGAGCTaaacaagaagcagcaggctaAGAACCAAGCTCAAACGGCTCAGGACCAAACAGCAGGCGATGAGCTCTACGATCTGCCCCCTTGCTCGACGTGTGGCAAAGTCGTGGCGGCAAACGATGTCTTCTCTTGCACCGTATGCCAGACAGTCACACAGATGGGCGGCAGCCAGAAGCTCACGGTCTACTGCTCTGAAGAGTGCTTTGACGCTGGACAC GGCAAACATGTTGACGATGCACACAAATGTGACGGTGGAGACAGCTGTGTCCAAAAGCGCAGCACtagcaaagaggaagatgtcATCATGGATGATGCATTTGCCCTAGAAGTGTTTGTGTGCAAGCAGTGCGTCAATTCGGGATGCCTGACGCTATTCTGTTCACAACGCTGTGCGTCCGAGAACATGGCCAAGCACCGACTGGCCGCGCACGAGATGAAAACAGAGGCTGCTGATGTGCCCAATTTCGTAACACTGCTGTCAAACGTGGTCGAGTCGGTGCTCCGTCGGGAGAATCCTGGATTGCGGATGGAGTTTTTGTAA
- a CDS encoding uncharacterized protein (EggNog:ENOG41), translating into MNGAASRVDEQLAKKLIRYAIACEYSRTPIRRDGIKERVLGKQSRSFRRIFELAQTQLRAVWGMELRELPIREKMTLHEKRQAMKSSTQSRSGSGAYVLSSAIPEEYRNASIIRPSKTPSAEQEATYSGFYTLLVSLIWLNGGELSEQKLQRSLMRLNADRMLASERTEVVLKRLERQGYVIKKVDRPPVGYEGDQTITWHVGPRAKEEIGLDGVMGLVREVYGHPEDVAFDKKLRSSLGLKSRQLVDGEEENNDVGMANGV; encoded by the exons ATGAACGGCGCAGCGTCCAGAGTCGACGAGcagctggccaagaagctgaTTCGATATGCCATCGCCTGCGAATACTCGAGAACGCCGATACGGAGAGATGGCATAAAGGAGCGAG TACTCGGAAAGCAAAGCCGCTCATTCAGGAGGATATTTGAGCTGGCGCAAACTCAGCTGAGAGCAGTTTGGGGGATGGAACTGCGCGAGCTGCCTATCCGAGAGAAGATGACGCTGCATGAGAAGAGACAAG CTATGAAATCAAGCACGCAGTCAAGATCCGGCTCTGGCGCCTATGTCCTCTCCTCCGCGATACCAGAAGAATACCGAAACGCATCAATCATCAGACCATCAAAGACCCCAAGCGCAGAACAAGAAGCAACATATTCGGGATTCTATACGCTGCTCGTTTCGCTGATATGGCTCAACGGTGGAGAACTCAGTgagcagaagctgcagcggTCCCTCATGCGCCTCAACGCCGATCGAATGCTGGCGAGCGAGCGGACCGAGGTGGTTCTGAAGAGGCTGGAAAGACAGGGATACGTCATCAAAAAGGTAGACCGGCCGCCAGTCGGCTACGAGGGTGACCAGACCATCACATGGCATGTCGGGCCTCGAGCAAAGGAAGAAATCGGCCTGGACGGCGTCATGGGCTTGGTGCGCGAGGTGTATGGCCATCCCGAAGACGTGGCCTTTGACAAGAAGCTGCGCTCGAGCCTGGGGCTGAAAAGCAGACAGCTCGTcgatggcgaagaagagaataatGATGTTGGCATGGCAAACGGCGTATAG
- a CDS encoding uncharacterized protein (EggNog:ENOG41), whose translation MPPSQRRRRPVEDDGESDQDARPRQRPHIESSETDQEEEASDEDTEMNGAASRVDEQLAKKLIRYAIACEYSRTPIRRDGIKERGEDAQRTGRREVRGGKERERGSSTNRAVMIVLGKQSRSFRRIFELAQTQLRAVWGMELRELPIREKMTLHEKRQAMKSSTQSRSGSGAYVLSSAIPEEYRNASIIRPSKTPSAEQEATYSGFYTLLVSLIWLNGGELSEQKLQRSLMRLNADRMLASERTEVVLKRLERQGYVIKKVDRPPVGYEGDQTITWHVGPRAKEEIGLDGVMGLVREVYGHPEDVAFDKKLRSSLGLKSRQLVDGEEENNDVGMANGV comes from the exons ATGCCGCCTTCGCAGAGGAGACGCCGTCCG GTGGAAGACGACGGTGAATCAGACCAAGATGCTCGTCCCCGGCAGCGCCCGCACATCGAGAGCTCAGAGACGgaccaggaagaagaagcgtcAGACGAAGATACAGAGATGAACGGCGCAGCGTCCAGAGTCGACGAGcagctggccaagaagctgaTTCGATATGCCATCGCCTGCGAATACTCGAGAACGCCGATACGGAGAGATGGCATAAAGGAGCGAGGTGAGGATGCGCAGAgaactggaagaagagaagtgagaggggggaaagagagagagagaggatcATCAACTAACCGAGCCGTGATGATAGTACTCGGAAAGCAAAGCCGCTCATTCAGGAGGATATTTGAGCTGGCGCAAACTCAGCTGAGAGCAGTTTGGGGGATGGAACTGCGCGAGCTGCCTATCCGAGAGAAGATGACGCTGCATGAGAAGAGACAAG CTATGAAATCAAGCACGCAGTCAAGATCCGGCTCTGGCGCCTATGTCCTCTCCTCCGCGATACCAGAAGAATACCGAAACGCATCAATCATCAGACCATCAAAGACCCCAAGCGCAGAACAAGAAGCAACATATTCGGGATTCTATACGCTGCTCGTTTCGCTGATATGGCTCAACGGTGGAGAACTCAGTgagcagaagctgcagcggTCCCTCATGCGCCTCAACGCCGATCGAATGCTGGCGAGCGAGCGGACCGAGGTGGTTCTGAAGAGGCTGGAAAGACAGGGATACGTCATCAAAAAGGTAGACCGGCCGCCAGTCGGCTACGAGGGTGACCAGACCATCACATGGCATGTCGGGCCTCGAGCAAAGGAAGAAATCGGCCTGGACGGCGTCATGGGCTTGGTGCGCGAGGTGTATGGCCATCCCGAAGACGTGGCCTTTGACAAGAAGCTGCGCTCGAGCCTGGGGCTGAAAAGCAGACAGCTCGTcgatggcgaagaagagaataatGATGTTGGCATGGCAAACGGCGTATAG
- a CDS encoding uncharacterized protein (EggNog:ENOG41), which yields MLSRAANVPRVHWANRLASSILRERTTLSHFYGREDWIRRRCYSSDPIIHSKESVEALISGRISTREFNKSLKKGSKKPSRRDSFRRGKGASNRRRNKDEEIPDWGLATAPNDANVTIEAEVEVAQELLKGEQTAETLPEARQEVQQEAQQEARDALAEALAEEADRLEQAEAEAQDESGSLPVELDQAKPEGGARPRRPFQDERIHSRTVSVAALGKQIEAIMLKNPNEMKKPKRPSRRIQDKAPDVKVELDAERDLMMEEVEESNEEVLEAALKHIDDLRPVDRTVLPIKEFDSLANTLVDGFKTSQLTRYYNRERLTAHNQSLQKPPSYSWIDNLSPWEPAKPDHWGPLRPKQRQVILIMQTIWNLEVKEQVEGLGRTLVWLEPRIFQLIAPPNSSILEQVSKDFLYESNKEKITASFDDCRIKIYAQKSTVPVILAHLDEIVKSIRHQKIPSTHIEEDDLDEQLLQELERITKTHIKYNKGSKELEISWLESQIPSPSTEGTKNIETPADIALRLLLEQPSKDDQSSVHIITASEVDRAKDGSFISHQRERRSMRWRDKLKPWSRYVLPVGQATTAGDDVLEHLLEAISLPDTSNSKANKKAELVVTTASFGHVLHGKGSRTVATMAKHRRLLSPALPHPASFTSIMDEDKPLTQRTTITLNFSPDPTHHSKDTSSTLPSVQLQLPVDPVTDIADSSLPSGSTLFGVAAHSISDILLPGESVDIRLTQQRLLPLDASQEPIKEFLSHCEFDLPKGILRTPSKITFSIPKAWAADPKAKRKPSKAAAAISAPYIFMGLETHQVAEFEFHGHTLRYDSIDAGRHGGHRQGLSLQAGPVQGSEDQDKTPFKLNDEEASAFLSLAGEIATGKYFSWHNGSELVQESSDESLGFDELEVLDDESIDEEFSSSSLEVEDSEDAQSSESELLSPPEQGESTFPITEPASEDPSPASQSSTTNESADASEALHDPANTKDSKLQ from the exons ATGCTTTCCCGAGCGGCAAACGTTCCGCGCGTCCATTGGGCCAATCGACTGGCCTCGTCCATCTTGCGCGAGAGAACAACGCTAAGCCATTTCTACGGTCGTGAAGATTGGATCCGGCGGCGATGCTATAGCTCCGATCCCATCATCCACAGCAAAGAGAGCGTGGAGGCGCTGATATCGGGCAGAATCAGCACGAGAGAATTCAACAAGTCGCTTAAAAAGGGCTCCAAGAAGCCGTCTCGAAGAGACTCGTTTCGCCGCGGCAAGGGCGCAAGTAACAGACGCCGCAACAAGGACGAAGAGATACCCGACTGGGGACTTGCGACGGCCCCGAACGATGCGAATGTCACAATAGAGGCAGAAGTGGAAGTTGCGCAAGAGCTCTTAAAGGGGGAACAGACTGCAGAAACGCTTCCGGAAGCTCGGCAAGAGGTTCAACAAGAAGCTcaacaagaagctcgagaTGCGCTTGCAGAGGCACTTGCAGAGGAAGCGGATCGACTAGAGCAGGCCGAAGCTGAAGCACAAGATGAATCAGGTTCTCTTCCTGTGGAACTTgaccaagccaagccagagGGAGGGGCCAGGCCCAGAAGACCGTTCCAGGATGAACGCATACACTCCAGGACCGTCTCTGTTGCGGCCCTTGGGAAGCAGATTGAAGCAATCATGTTGAAGAACCCCAACGAAATGAAAAAACCCAAGCGGCCCTCACGGAGGATTCAAGACAAGGCGCCAGACGTCAAAGTGGAACTCGATGCTGAAAGAGACCTCATGATGGAGGAAGTTGAAGAGAGCAACGAGGAGGTCCTGGAGGCGGCCTTGAAGCACATTGATGACCTACGGCCTGTCGATCGAACGGTTCTACCAATCAAAGAGTTCGATTCTCTGGCAAATACTCTGGTAGATGGCTTCAAGACCAGTCAGCTCACCAGATACTATAACCGAGAACGCCTGACAGCACACAACCAAAGCCTACAGAAACCGCCCTCTTACTCCTGGATTGATAACCTAAGCCCCTGGGAGCCCGCCAAACCCGACCACTGGGGGCCTCTTAGGCCGAAGCAGCGCCAAGTGATTTTGATTATGCAAACCATCTGGAATCTGGAGGTGAAAGAGCAAGTCGAGGGCCTCGGTAGGACTCTTGTCTGGCTAGAGCCCCGCATCTTTCAGCTGATTGCCC CTCCCAATAGCTCCATCTTAGAGCAAGTCTCGAAAGATTTCTTGTACGAATCTAACAAGGAGAAGATTACTGCAAGCTTCGACGATTGCCGGATCAAGATTTACGCCCAAAAATCGACCGTTCCCGTCATACTCGCCCATCTTGATGAGATTGTCAAGTCGATTCGTCACCAGAAGATCCCCTCCACTCAtatcgaagaagatgatttgGACGAGCAATTGCTCCAAGAACTAGAACGAATTACAAAGACACATATCAAGTATAACAAGGGCAGTAAG GAGCTTGAAATCTCGTGGCTTGAAAGTCAAAtcccatcgccatcgacagAAGGCACTAAGAACATAGAAACGCCCGCTGATATCGCTCTGCGACTATTGCTGGAGCAGCCAAGCAAAGACGATCAAAGCAGCGTGCACATCATAACAGCATCCGAAGTTGACAGGGCCAAGGATGGATCTTTTATCAGCCATCAGAGAGAACGCAGGAGTATGCGGTGGAGGGATAAGCTAAAGCCGTGGTCCAGATACGTCCTCCCCGTTGGCCAAGCCACCACAGCGGGAGACGATGTTTTAGAGCACCTGCTTGAGGCAATCTCTTTACCCGACACATCAAACTCCAAAGCAAACAAGAAAGCCGAATTGGTGGTTACGACGGCATCCTTTGGACATGTGCTCCACGGCAAGGGCTCCCGTACCGTGGCCACCATGGCAAAACATCGCAGACTTCTCTCTCCAGCCCTCCCTCACCCCGCATCCTTTACCTCGATTATGGACGAAGACAAACCCTTGACACAGCGCACGACCATTACCCTTAACTTTTCTCCCGACCCCACGCATCATTCCAAAGACACAAGCTCAACGCTCCCCAGCGTCCAACTCCAGCTACCTGTTGATCCTGTCACCGACATTGCCgactcttctctcccctctGGCTCGACTCTCTTTGGCGTTGCAGCACATTCCATTAGCGATATCCTGCTGCCCGGCGAAAGTGTAGACATTCGCCTGACGCAGCAGCGTCTTCTGCCGCTTGACGCGAGTCAAGAACCCATCAAGGAATTTTTATCTCACTGCGAGTTTGACCTCCCAAAGGGCATTCTAAGAACACCTAGCAAAATCACATTCTCAATCCCCAAAGCCTGGGCAGCCGACCCAAAAGCAAAACGCAAGCCTTCCAAAGCGGCCGCCGCCATCAGTGCTCCGTACATCTTCATGGGGCTGGAGACGCATCAGGTCGCCGAATTCGAGTTCCATGGCCATACCTTACGCTACGATAGCATCGATGCTGGCCGCCATGGAGGTCATAGACAGGGGCTTTCTCTCCAGGCCGGTCCCGTGCAAGGAAGCGAAGACCAAGACAAGACACCGTTCAAGCTCAACGATGAAGAAGCGTCTGCATTCCTATCTCTAGCTGGGGAGATTGCCACAGGAAAGTATTTCTCGTGGCACAACGGCTCCGAATTGGTGCAAGAGTCTTCAGACGAGTCACTTGGTTTTGATGAACTAGAAGTGCTTGATGATGAATCGATCGATGAAGAGttttcctcgtcgtcgttggaAGTTGAAGATTCCGAAGATGCCCAGAGTTCAGAATCCGAACTTTTGTCACCCCCTGAGCAGGGCGAAAGCACCTTTCCGATTACTGAGCCAGCATCCGAAGATCCATCCCCCGCCTCCCAGAGCAGCACCACGAATGAATCAGCGGATGCCTCTGAAGCTCTCCACGACCCTGCCAACACCAAAGATTCAAAACTCCAATAA
- the TEF1 gene encoding translation elongation factor EF-1 alpha has translation MGKEEKTHINVVVIVRVRISPAICFRSTLILTCYNSHVDSGKSTTTGHLIYQCGGIDKRTIEKFEKEAAELGKGSFKYAWVLDKLKAERERGITIDIALWKFETPKYYVTVIDAPGHRDFIKNMITGTSQADCAILIIAAGTGEFEAGISKDGQTREHALLAYTLGVKQLIVAINKMDTANWAEARYLEIIKETSNFIKKVGFNPKTVAFVPISGFNGDNMLSPSTNCPWYKGWEKETKAGKSTGKTLLEAIDAIEPPKRPTDKPLRLPLQDVYKIGGIGTVPVGRIETGVLKPGMVVTFAPSNVTTEVKSVEMHHEQLAEGVPGDNVGFNVKNVSVKDIRRGNVAGDSKNDPPMGAASFNAQVIVMNHPGQVGAGYAPVLDCHTAHIACKFSELLEKIDRRTGKATEASPKFIKSGDSAIVKMVPSKPMCVEAFTDYPPLGRFAVRDMRQTVAVGVIKSVEKSTGAAGKVTKSAAKAAKK, from the exons ATGGGTAAGGAGGAGAAGACTCACATCaacgtcgtcgtcatcgtaa GGGTTCGTATTTCTCCGGCAATCTGCTTTCGATCGACTCTAATACTGACTTGCTACAACAGCCACGTCGACTCCGGCAAGTCTACCACC ACTGGTCACTTGATCTACCAGTGCGGTGGTATTGACAAGCGTACCATCGAGAAGTTCGAGAAG GAAGCCGCCGAACTCGGCAAGGGTTCCTTCAAGTATGCGTGGGTTCTtgacaagctcaaggccgAGCGTGAGCGTGGTATCACCATCGACATTGCCCTCTGGAAGTTCGAGACTCCCAAGTACTATGTCACCGTCATTG ACGCTCCCGGTCACCGTGATTTCATCAAGAACATGATCACTGGTACCTCCCAGGCTGACTGCGCTATCCTGATTATCGCTGCCGGTACTGGTGAGTTCGAGGCTGGTATCTCCAAGGATGGCCAGACCCGTGAGCACGCTCTGCTCGCCTACACCCTGGGTGTCAAGCAGCTCATcgttgccatcaacaagatgGACACTGCCAACTGGGCTGAGGCTCGTTACCTTGAGATCATCAAGGAGACCTCCAACTTCATCAAGAAGGTCGGCTTCAACCCCAAGACCGTTGCCTTCGTCCCCATCTCCGGTTTCAACGGTGACAACATGCTGTCCCCCTCCACCAACTGCCCCTGGTACAAGGGCTGGGAGAAGGAGACCAAGGCTGGCAAGTCCACCGGTAAGACCCTCCTCGAGGCCATCGACGCCATTGAGCCCCCCAAGCGTCCCACAGACAAGCCCCTCCGTCTGCCCCTCCAGGACGTCTACAAGATCGGTGGTATCGGAACAGTCCCTGTCGGCCGTATCGAGACTGGTGTCCTCAAGCCCGGTATGGTCGTCACCTTCGCTCCCTCCAACGTCACCACTGAAGTCAAGTCCGTCGAGATGCACCACGAGCAGCTCGCTGAGGGTGTCCCCGGTGACAACGTTGGATTCAACGTCAAGAACGTCTCTGTCAAGGATATCCGCCGTGGTAACGTTGCCGGTGACTCCAAGAACGACCCTCCCATGGGTGCCGCTTCTTTCAACGCCCAGGTCATTGTCATGAACCACCCTGGCCAGGTCGGTGCCGGTTACGCTCCCGTCCTCGATTGCCACACTGCCCACATTGCCTGCAAGTTCTCTGAGCTCCTCGAGAAGATCGACCGCCGTACCGGTAAGGCTACTGAGGCCTCCCCCAAGTTCATCAAGTCTGGTGACTCCGCCATCGTCAAGATGGTTCCCTCCAAGCCCATGTGCGTTGAGGCTTTCACCGACTACCCTCCCCTGGGTCGTTTCGCCGTCCGTGACATGCGTCAGACCGTCGCCGTCGGTGTCATCAAGTCCGTCGAGAAGTCCACTGGTGCTGCCGGCAAGGTCACCAAGTCCGCcgccaaggccgccaagaaATAA
- a CDS encoding uncharacterized protein (EggNog:ENOG41~TransMembrane:12 (i12-34o83-104i116-135o141-162i174-195o207-229i268-284o304-322i329-348o354-375i395-414o420-438i)) yields MVAVDPATRKRVLRVIIVSLLLDLISFTFILPLFPKLLEFYRDREAPDLILHGKPNTLLQQVLGGLNAYKASFSRPIDSRYDIVLLGGALGSLFSILQAVASPIIGRFSDRYGRRYALLASMCGNVVSVLLWVMAVDFRTFLASRVVGGLSEGNVQIATAMASDISDEQTRGSTMAIIGACFSVAFTFGPGLGAWLSTIATTRANPFAVAAGFSLVLITTETVYLYFCLPETLPSLAGKEKTQEMQPSENSGEKAGPSKEVERTNSRVLLYATHFVFLLFFSGMETSLSFMTYDLFQFTSGKNGRLLGYIGLVASILQGGVTRRLSPLLSVRIGTVACLVAFVLLGRLSTVGGLYAAATCLAVTSATVVTGLNALSSFEAREHEHGVKLGIMRSWGQLGRGLGPILCTSVYWWAGREYAYTMGAMGALVVVTVAFVGLKTPKGMVRAKPSEKKSQ; encoded by the exons ATGGTAGCCGTCGACCCTGCCACGCGGAAGCGTGTGCTCCGGGTTATCattgtttctcttcttctagaTCTG ATATCCTTCACATTCATTCTGCCCCTGTTCCCGAAACTTCTAGAGTTCTACCGAGATCGCGAAGCACCCGACCTGATCCTCCATGGCAAACCGAACACTCTCCTTCAGCAGGTGCTCGGAGGGCTGAATGCGTACAAGGCGTCCTTTTCGCGACCCATCGATTCCCGATATGACAttgttcttcttggtggAGCGCTGGGGTCCCTGTTCTC CATCCTGCAAGCCGTCGCCTCTCCCATTATTGGCCGTTTCTCTGATCGCTACGGCCGCCGCTATGCTCTTTTGGCATCCATGTGCGGCAATGTTGTCTCCGTGCTCCTCTGGGTCATGGCAGTCGATTTCCGCACCTTTTTAGCCAGCCGAGTCGTGGGTGGTCTTTCCGAGGGCAATGTACAGATTGCCACCGCCATGGCCAGCGACATATCGGACGAACAGACACGAGGGTCAACAATGGCAATCATTGGCGCGTGCTTCTCGGTGGCCTTTACTTTTGGGCCCGGCCTGGGGGCGTGGCTGAGCACGATTGCGACGACCAGGGCAAATCCATTTGCTGTGGCAGCAGGATTCAGCTTGGTCCTGATTACTACTGAGACGGTATACCTGTACTTTTGTCTGCCGGAAACTCTTCCATCTTTGGCCGGCAAGGAGAAGACTCAGGAGATGCAGCCCAGCGAGAACAGTGGGGAGAAGGCGGGACCGTCCAAGGAGGTGGAGCGGACAAACTCGCGCGTCTTGCTCTACGCCACGCACTTTGTGTTCCTCCTGTTCTTCTCTGGAATGGAGACTTCGCTGTCGTTTATGACGTACGACCTGTTCCAGTTCACCTCTGGGAAGAACGGCCGGCTCCTTGGCTATATTGGTCTGGTGGCCTCGATCCTCCAGGGAGGCGTCACTCGCAGGCTCTCTCCCCTCTTGTCCGTTCGTATTGGCACGGTCGCCTGTCTCGTTGCCTTTGTCCTGCTCGGTCGCCTGTCCACCGTCGGCGGTTTATATGCGGCAGCGACATGCCTTGCCGTCACGTCGGCGACAGTGGTAACGGGCCTCAACGCTCTCAGCAGCTTCGAGGCTCGCGAGCACGAACACGGCGTCAAGCTGGGCATTATGCGAAGCTGGGGCCAGCTGGGGCGCGGACTGGGGCCAATTCTTTGCACCAGCGTATACTGGTGGGCTGGTAGAGAATATGCGTATACCATGGGTGCAATGGGCGCTCTTGTGGTTGTCACTGTCGCCTTTGTGGGGTTAAAGACACCCAAGGGTATGGTTCGAGCGAAGCcaagcgagaagaagagccaaTAA